In a genomic window of Magnolia sinica isolate HGM2019 chromosome 16, MsV1, whole genome shotgun sequence:
- the LOC131229116 gene encoding outer envelope pore protein 24A, chloroplastic — MMKASVKGRCATDKSSASATLSINAGDVKLRASMTDATLVNGPSLNGLSLSIDKPGSFFIDYNVPKKDVRFQFMNTIRVSDKPLNLTYSHVRGENRTTLDGTLVMDPANKVSTNYIFGSGNLKVKYTYVHGEGWRTFEPCYDFSKNSWDFAVSQRVYGDDVLRASYQTSNKLVGLEWARNSKVSGSFKISASLNLAEEIKAPKLSAESTWDFEM, encoded by the exons ATGATGAAGGCATCCGTGAAGGGCAGATGCGCGACTGACAAGAGCAGCGCGTCCGCGACTCTCTCCATCAACGCCGGAGATGTGAAGCTGCGCGCGTCCATGACGGACGCGACGCTCGTCAACGGCCCTTCTCTCAAcggcctctctctctccatcGACAAGCCCGGCTCCTTCTTCATCGACTACAATGTCCCCAAAAAG GATGTTCGATTTCAATTCATGAACACCATTCGGGTCTCAGACAAGCCGTTGAATCTGACATACTCGCATGTGCGTGGCGAGAATCGGACGACGCTCGATGGGACCCTCGTCATGGACCCGGCAAATAAGGTGTCGACAAATTACATTTTTGGGTCCGGGAATCTCAAGGTGAAGTACACCTACGTGCACGGTGAGGGGTGGAGGACATTCGAGCCATGCTATGACTTCTCAAAGAACTCGTGGGACTTTGCTGTGTCACAGAGGGTCTATGGGGACGACGTCCTTCGGGCATCATACCAGACGTCAAACAAGCTGGTAGGCCTGGAGTGGGCCCGGAATTCAAAGGTGTCTGGATCCTTCAAG ATTTCGGCGTCTCTCAATTTGGCAGaggaaatcaaagctccaaaactCAGTGCTGAGAGTACTTGGGACTTTGAGATGTGA